One Lottiidibacillus patelloidae DNA segment encodes these proteins:
- the pnpS gene encoding two-component system histidine kinase PnpS — protein sequence MAKIRSRMNLSFLLLFFIALFVIGLWVAHLFKVAYLTSFQDKLENESKIVAEYVNEIGLTSPTLPAKMKKLSDQLKTNVTIYSTDGNLINDTEAEVKYKFRSVEGFHEEVSSGVYYFSQPIKSGDVIEGYVHVYYEADTLRNYYKSIWTILFISLGVAYLGVLLISFRITKHIIKPIEDINRVALELANGNYEARTYEERLDETGELSKSINHLAHNLSKMTQEKEKQTNRLQTLIENMGSCLLLINEKGNVSLVNRAFTKTFGSYAKKWKKQNYKDVIPFEEITRLIEETFTFGGNVKKQVVIPIKIERKHFIIYSAPILNDEKEMQGVALLFHDITELKNLEDMRKDFVANVSHELKTPMTSIKGFAETLLDGTLENKEISEKFLGIILKETDRLQQLLQDLLELSKLEREDIQLVMNNVSLKDIAEESILMLKSKAEKKEIVISSTIDGNTRAVVDQARVKQVFLNLLNNAIAYTPDGGKISISLKESEKSITFKIQDTGIGIAKSQIPRIFERFYRIDKARSRQSGGTGLGLAIVKHIVEAHNGKIKVVSDEGKGTTFIISFPKKN from the coding sequence ATGGCAAAAATACGATCACGAATGAATCTATCTTTTCTGCTCCTATTCTTTATTGCACTTTTTGTAATTGGCCTTTGGGTGGCTCATCTATTTAAAGTTGCCTACTTAACCTCTTTCCAAGACAAGTTGGAGAATGAATCTAAGATTGTTGCTGAATATGTTAACGAAATTGGATTAACTAGTCCTACATTACCTGCAAAAATGAAAAAACTATCTGACCAACTAAAAACAAATGTGACGATTTACTCTACAGATGGAAACCTAATCAATGATACAGAAGCAGAAGTGAAATATAAATTTCGAAGTGTAGAAGGCTTTCATGAGGAAGTTAGCAGTGGCGTTTATTATTTCTCACAGCCTATAAAATCTGGTGATGTGATTGAAGGTTATGTTCACGTTTATTATGAAGCTGATACGTTACGTAATTATTATAAATCTATATGGACGATATTATTTATTAGTTTAGGTGTCGCATATCTTGGTGTTTTATTAATTAGCTTCAGAATTACGAAACATATTATCAAACCAATTGAAGATATTAATCGAGTAGCATTAGAGCTTGCTAATGGCAATTATGAAGCGAGAACATATGAAGAACGTCTAGATGAAACAGGGGAGTTAAGCAAATCAATAAATCACTTAGCACACAACCTTTCTAAAATGACACAAGAAAAAGAAAAACAAACGAACCGTTTGCAAACATTAATTGAAAATATGGGCAGCTGTCTTTTATTAATAAATGAAAAAGGGAATGTATCTCTAGTAAATCGTGCTTTTACTAAAACCTTTGGATCTTACGCAAAAAAATGGAAAAAGCAAAATTATAAAGATGTTATTCCTTTTGAAGAGATAACAAGGTTAATTGAAGAGACATTTACTTTTGGAGGAAATGTAAAAAAGCAAGTCGTCATTCCTATAAAAATTGAACGGAAACATTTTATTATCTACAGTGCCCCAATCTTAAATGATGAAAAAGAGATGCAAGGTGTTGCATTATTATTTCACGACATTACAGAGTTGAAAAATTTAGAAGATATGAGAAAAGACTTTGTAGCAAATGTTTCCCACGAATTAAAAACACCAATGACATCAATCAAAGGATTTGCAGAAACATTATTGGATGGAACATTAGAAAATAAAGAAATTAGTGAAAAGTTTTTAGGAATTATCTTAAAGGAAACAGATCGCCTTCAGCAGTTATTACAAGACTTACTCGAGCTTTCAAAGTTAGAGAGGGAAGATATTCAACTCGTAATGAATAATGTGTCGCTAAAAGATATTGCGGAGGAAAGTATCTTAATGTTGAAGAGTAAAGCAGAAAAGAAAGAAATCGTTATTTCTTCGACAATAGATGGCAACACTAGAGCTGTAGTAGATCAAGCTAGGGTCAAACAAGTATTCTTAAACTTACTAAACAATGCTATTGCTTATACGCCAGATGGAGGAAAGATATCTATCTCATTGAAAGAAAGTGAAAAAAGCATTACATTTAAAATTCAAGACACTGGAATTGGGATAGCAAAGTCACAGATTCCACGTATATTCGAGAGATTTTATCGCATTGATAAAGCTAGAAGCAGGCAATCGGGTGGAACAGGTTTAGGACTAGCGATTGTTAAACATATTGTCGAAGCGCACAATGGGAAAATTAAAGTAGTAAGTGATGAAGGAAAAGGTACTACGTTTATAATTTCATTTCCAAAGAAGAATTAA
- a CDS encoding response regulator transcription factor, with amino-acid sequence MDTKIMVVDDEISIVTLLEFNLEKAGFQVITANDGKEAVQIIENENPDLIVLDLMLPGMDGIEVCKHLRQKQITTPILMLTAKDDEFDKILGLELGADDYMTKPFSPREVVARIKAILRRVNIISEKAEPVLEEKEGKLSFGDVEIYPNHFEVFVRGQLLEFTPKEFELLTYLTKHKGQLLTRDQLLQSVWNYDYAGDTRIVDVHISRLREKIEENTKKPVYIKTIRGLGYKLEAK; translated from the coding sequence ATGGATACAAAAATCATGGTTGTTGATGATGAAATTTCGATAGTTACGTTACTTGAATTTAATTTAGAAAAAGCAGGATTCCAAGTTATTACAGCTAACGATGGGAAAGAAGCAGTTCAAATTATAGAAAACGAAAACCCTGATTTAATCGTTCTAGATTTAATGTTACCAGGAATGGATGGTATTGAAGTTTGTAAGCATTTACGTCAAAAGCAAATTACGACACCAATCCTAATGCTAACTGCTAAAGATGATGAGTTTGATAAAATATTGGGGCTTGAACTTGGTGCAGATGATTACATGACAAAGCCATTTAGTCCTCGTGAAGTAGTTGCACGGATTAAAGCAATATTAAGGCGTGTCAACATAATTTCTGAAAAAGCAGAACCTGTACTAGAAGAAAAAGAAGGGAAATTGTCTTTTGGCGATGTAGAAATATATCCAAACCATTTTGAAGTGTTTGTCCGAGGACAGTTACTTGAATTTACTCCGAAAGAATTTGAACTATTAACTTACTTAACAAAACATAAAGGCCAGTTACTGACGAGAGACCAATTATTACAGTCCGTTTGGAATTATGATTATGCTGGAGATACGCGAATTGTTGATGTACATATAAGTAGGCTTAGAGAAAAGATAGAAGAAAATACTAAGAAACCAGTCTATATTAAAACAATTCGAGGCTTGGGCTACAAATTGGAGGCAAAATAA
- a CDS encoding MaoC/PaaZ C-terminal domain-containing protein — protein sequence MLLGKKRRLGRHIEEIKVGEKLERTEKIEDKDILLYLGLSDDGNPLFIQHDYASQTPFKKPIVPQVMLTGIITSAVSKYLPGPGSAVMKQTLEFVKPVYHYATFTALFEVTDVDHESHLITISVVAKDEDGDEVIKGELKVCPPHPKKPLTGATLDNF from the coding sequence ATGCTTCTTGGGAAAAAACGAAGACTTGGTAGACATATTGAAGAGATCAAAGTTGGAGAAAAGTTAGAACGTACAGAAAAAATTGAAGATAAAGATATTCTTTTATACTTAGGATTATCAGATGATGGGAACCCTTTATTCATACAGCATGATTATGCATCTCAAACGCCGTTTAAAAAGCCAATCGTTCCTCAAGTAATGCTTACTGGGATCATTACATCGGCTGTTTCAAAATACTTACCAGGGCCTGGTAGTGCAGTTATGAAGCAAACGCTTGAATTTGTTAAGCCAGTTTATCACTATGCAACATTTACGGCTTTATTTGAAGTGACAGATGTTGACCATGAAAGTCACCTCATTACCATTTCCGTTGTTGCAAAAGATGAAGACGGGGATGAGGTCATTAAAGGGGAGTTAAAAGTATGTCCTCCACATCCGAAAAAACCTTTAACAGGTGCAACGTTAGATAATTTTTAA
- the mdh gene encoding malate dehydrogenase, whose amino-acid sequence MAIKRRKITVVGAGFTGATTALMAAQKELGDVVLIDIPNMENPTKGKALDMLEASPVQGFDANIIGTSDYKDTADSDIVVITAGIARKPGMSRDDLVNTNANVMKLVTKEIVKYSPDAIIIVLTNPVDAMTYTVWKESGFPKHRVIGQSGVLDTARFRTFVAQELNLSIKDITGFVLGGHGDTMVPLIRYSYAGGIPLEKLIPQDRLDAIVERTRKGGGEIVNLLGNGSAYYAPAAAIVEMTEAILKDQRRVLPAIAHLEGQYGYDGIYLGVPTILGGNGIEQIIELDLTDDEKAQLDNSADAVKSVMDVLS is encoded by the coding sequence ATGGCAATTAAGCGTAGAAAGATTACTGTTGTAGGTGCTGGGTTTACTGGTGCTACTACTGCATTAATGGCTGCTCAAAAGGAATTAGGAGATGTCGTATTAATCGATATTCCTAACATGGAAAACCCGACAAAAGGTAAAGCATTAGATATGTTAGAAGCTAGTCCAGTGCAAGGCTTTGATGCTAATATCATTGGAACTTCTGACTATAAAGATACTGCTGACTCTGATATTGTAGTCATTACAGCTGGTATCGCTCGTAAACCAGGAATGAGCCGTGATGACTTAGTTAACACAAATGCCAACGTTATGAAACTAGTTACTAAGGAAATTGTTAAGTATTCTCCTGACGCCATTATCATCGTATTAACAAACCCTGTTGATGCTATGACGTATACAGTGTGGAAAGAGTCTGGTTTCCCTAAGCACCGAGTAATCGGTCAATCAGGAGTACTAGATACTGCACGTTTCCGTACATTTGTTGCGCAAGAATTGAACTTATCAATTAAAGATATTACTGGTTTCGTATTAGGTGGACACGGGGATACAATGGTACCTTTAATACGCTATTCTTATGCTGGTGGTATTCCTTTAGAGAAGTTAATCCCTCAAGATCGTTTAGACGCTATTGTTGAACGTACACGAAAAGGTGGTGGAGAAATCGTTAACTTATTAGGAAACGGTTCTGCATACTATGCACCTGCTGCTGCAATTGTTGAAATGACTGAGGCTATTCTTAAAGATCAACGTCGTGTGTTACCTGCAATTGCTCACCTTGAAGGACAATACGGTTATGATGGTATTTACCTAGGAGTGCCGACAATCTTAGGTGGTAACGGTATTGAACAAATTATTGAGCTTGATTTGACTGACGACGAAAAAGCGCAATTAGATAATTCAGCAGATGCTGTTAAAAGTGTTATGGATGTATTAAGCTAA
- the icd gene encoding NADP-dependent isocitrate dehydrogenase: MTQGQKITVENGVLNVPNNPIIPFIEGDGTGPDIWAAASRVLEAAVEKAYNGEKSIVWKEVLAGEKAFKQTGEWLPKETLEDIQEYILAIKGPLTTPIGGGIRSLNVALRQELDLFTCLRPVRYFTGVPSPVKRPEDTDMVIFRENTEDIYAGIEYAKGSDEVKKVIQFLQEEMGANKIRFPETSGIGIKPVSEEGTKRIVRAAINYALKEGRKSLTLVHKGNIMKFTEGAFKNWGYEVAEAEFGDKVFTWAQYDRIVEVDGKEAADAAQAKAEQEGKLIVKDSIADIFLQQILTRPREFDVVATMNLNGDYISDALAAQVGGIGIAPGANINYDTGHAIFEATHGTAPKYAGLDKVNPSSVILSGVLMLEHIGWTEAAKLIVGSMEKSIESKVVTYDFARLMEGATEVKCSEFANELIKNM, encoded by the coding sequence TTGACACAAGGTCAAAAAATTACTGTAGAAAACGGAGTATTAAACGTACCAAATAATCCAATCATTCCTTTCATCGAAGGAGACGGAACTGGTCCTGATATTTGGGCAGCTGCTTCACGTGTATTAGAAGCTGCAGTAGAAAAAGCTTACAATGGCGAAAAATCAATCGTTTGGAAAGAAGTACTTGCTGGTGAAAAAGCCTTCAAGCAAACTGGTGAGTGGTTACCGAAAGAAACGTTAGAAGATATTCAAGAATACATCTTAGCTATTAAAGGACCATTAACTACACCAATCGGTGGCGGAATTCGTTCTTTAAACGTAGCATTACGTCAAGAATTAGATCTTTTCACTTGCTTACGTCCTGTACGTTACTTTACTGGTGTTCCTTCACCTGTTAAACGTCCTGAAGATACTGACATGGTTATTTTCCGTGAAAACACAGAAGATATCTATGCAGGTATTGAGTATGCAAAAGGTTCTGATGAAGTGAAAAAAGTAATCCAATTCTTACAAGAAGAAATGGGTGCTAACAAAATCCGCTTCCCAGAAACTTCTGGTATCGGAATTAAGCCTGTTTCTGAAGAAGGAACAAAGCGTATTGTCCGTGCTGCAATCAACTATGCACTTAAAGAAGGACGTAAGAGCCTAACTTTAGTTCATAAAGGTAACATCATGAAGTTTACTGAAGGAGCTTTCAAAAACTGGGGTTACGAAGTTGCTGAAGCTGAATTCGGTGATAAAGTATTCACTTGGGCTCAATATGACCGCATCGTAGAAGTTGACGGTAAAGAAGCTGCAGATGCTGCACAAGCGAAAGCTGAGCAAGAAGGCAAGTTAATCGTTAAAGATTCTATCGCTGACATTTTCTTACAACAAATTTTAACTCGTCCACGTGAGTTTGACGTAGTAGCAACAATGAACTTAAACGGTGACTATATTTCTGACGCACTTGCTGCACAAGTTGGTGGTATCGGTATCGCTCCTGGAGCAAACATCAACTATGACACTGGTCACGCAATCTTTGAAGCAACTCACGGAACTGCACCTAAGTATGCAGGTTTAGATAAAGTTAACCCATCTTCAGTAATCTTATCTGGAGTATTAATGCTTGAGCATATCGGTTGGACAGAAGCTGCGAAATTAATTGTAGGTTCAATGGAAAAATCAATCGAAAGCAAAGTAGTAACGTATGACTTCGCTCGCCTAATGGAAGGTGCAACAGAAGTTAAATGTTCTGAGTTCGCTAACGAATTAATTAAAAACATGTAA
- the citZ gene encoding citrate synthase, with translation MTTAKGLEGVVATTSSVSSIIDGVLTYRGYNIDDLADNASFEEVVYLLWNDKLPNKEELTTFKKELAENASIPKEIIEHMKSYPVGDVHPMAALRSAVSMLGLFDSEADDMSEEANYRKAIRLQAQLPTVVTAFSRIREGKEPVAPNTELSIAANFLYMLTGETPDEIAETAFNKALVLHADHELNASTFTGRVCVATLSDMYSGVTAAIGALKGPLHGGANERVMKMLTEIGELSNVESYIQNALDNKEKIMGFGHRVYKTGDPRAKHLKEMSRKLTTLTGQDKYYEMSIKIDEMITTQKGLLPNVDFYSASCYHSLGIEHDLFTPIFAVSRVSGWIAHILEQYSNNRLIRPRADYIGHSHQKYVPLEQR, from the coding sequence ATGACGACTGCAAAAGGTTTAGAAGGCGTTGTCGCTACAACTTCATCAGTTAGTTCAATCATTGATGGTGTCTTAACATATCGTGGATACAATATCGATGACCTAGCTGATAACGCTTCTTTTGAAGAAGTTGTTTACTTGTTATGGAACGATAAACTTCCTAACAAAGAGGAACTAACAACATTTAAAAAGGAGCTTGCTGAAAATGCAAGTATTCCAAAAGAAATCATTGAACATATGAAATCTTACCCTGTTGGTGATGTTCACCCAATGGCAGCACTTCGCTCAGCTGTTTCTATGCTTGGATTATTTGATTCAGAAGCTGACGATATGTCTGAAGAAGCAAACTACCGTAAGGCTATCCGCCTACAAGCGCAACTTCCTACAGTTGTAACAGCGTTTTCACGCATTCGTGAAGGGAAAGAGCCTGTAGCTCCAAATACAGAATTAAGTATTGCTGCAAACTTCCTTTACATGCTAACTGGAGAAACACCAGATGAGATTGCTGAAACTGCTTTTAACAAAGCGTTAGTTCTTCATGCAGATCATGAGTTAAATGCTTCTACATTTACAGGTCGTGTATGTGTAGCTACATTATCAGATATGTATTCTGGAGTAACTGCTGCAATTGGTGCTTTAAAAGGTCCACTTCATGGTGGAGCTAATGAGCGTGTAATGAAAATGCTAACTGAAATAGGTGAACTTTCTAATGTTGAGTCTTACATCCAAAACGCATTAGATAACAAAGAAAAAATTATGGGATTCGGCCACCGTGTATATAAAACTGGCGATCCACGTGCGAAGCACTTAAAAGAAATGTCTCGTAAATTAACGACTTTAACTGGACAAGATAAGTACTATGAAATGTCTATTAAAATCGATGAAATGATTACAACGCAAAAAGGACTTCTTCCAAACGTTGATTTCTATTCAGCATCTTGCTACCACAGCTTAGGTATTGAGCATGATTTATTCACGCCTATTTTTGCTGTTAGCCGTGTATCTGGATGGATTGCTCACATCTTAGAGCAATATTCGAACAACCGATTAATCCGCCCACGTGCAGATTACATTGGTCATTCACATCAGAAATATGTTCCTTTAGAACAAAGATAA
- a CDS encoding DUF441 domain-containing protein, with the protein MISQATAFLIILLAIGLIAKNQSLIIAIVVLLTLKWTNLGSKLFPIIQDKGINWGVTIITIAVLIPVATGDIGFKQLTDAMKSSYAWIALFSGIAVALIAARGIDLLQTDPHITTALVFGTILAVALFKGIAVGPLIGAGIAYFAMKIVYFFQ; encoded by the coding sequence ATGATTTCCCAAGCAACCGCTTTTTTAATTATTTTGTTAGCTATAGGATTAATAGCGAAAAACCAGTCTTTAATTATCGCGATTGTTGTCTTGTTAACATTAAAATGGACAAATTTAGGTTCTAAACTTTTCCCAATCATTCAAGATAAAGGAATTAATTGGGGAGTAACAATAATAACTATCGCTGTATTAATTCCTGTAGCAACAGGTGATATTGGATTTAAACAACTTACCGATGCAATGAAGTCCTCTTATGCTTGGATTGCGTTATTTTCAGGAATTGCAGTCGCATTAATTGCTGCAAGAGGAATTGATTTGCTACAAACCGACCCACACATTACGACAGCGTTAGTCTTTGGCACAATATTAGCAGTTGCCTTATTTAAAGGGATAGCTGTTGGACCATTAATTGGTGCTGGAATTGCTTATTTTGCAATGAAAATTGTATACTTTTTCCAGTGA
- the ytvI gene encoding sporulation integral membrane protein YtvI, with translation MNANILYSSLRLLFVIATIIVSLYGLFYVSTVTYPFLIAIIIAFLINPIVNFLEKKTNLPRYIAVIVTIVVFLAAVFGIMYLLVAEIVAGTAYLVKVVPPHFQKLVEYIQAFFVAKIVPIYNDITAMIRELDQSEQDKLMNNINEFGATVVDGFSTILITILGAFQSLLLGLPNAATVLIFSLLATFFISKDWYRLGDKINNLIPASAHKSSQSVINELKKAFFGFIKAQFTLISITAVIVLIGLLILRVEYAITIAIIIGIVDLLPYLGTGAVFVPWIIYTFITGDYPTTIGLAILYIIVVVQRQVMEPKILSSNIGLDPLATLVALFVGFKLFGFLGLIIGPVLLVIINALQSAGVFENLWNFIIGKTKTR, from the coding sequence TTGAATGCAAATATTCTATATAGTTCATTAAGGTTATTATTCGTCATTGCTACAATTATAGTTAGTTTGTATGGTTTGTTTTACGTATCTACCGTAACTTACCCATTTTTAATCGCTATTATTATTGCATTTTTAATTAATCCCATTGTTAACTTTTTAGAAAAAAAGACAAACCTCCCGCGATATATTGCTGTAATTGTTACAATTGTTGTATTTTTAGCAGCTGTTTTCGGGATTATGTACTTGTTAGTGGCAGAAATTGTAGCCGGAACTGCTTACCTTGTAAAGGTTGTTCCTCCTCATTTTCAAAAGTTAGTTGAGTATATTCAAGCTTTCTTCGTAGCAAAAATTGTTCCCATTTATAATGATATAACTGCAATGATAAGAGAGCTAGATCAAAGTGAACAAGATAAGCTTATGAACAACATTAACGAGTTTGGCGCTACTGTAGTAGATGGTTTCTCAACCATACTTATTACTATTTTAGGGGCTTTTCAAAGTCTCCTTCTAGGTTTACCAAATGCAGCTACTGTCCTTATTTTTTCATTATTAGCAACTTTTTTTATCAGCAAAGATTGGTACCGTCTTGGCGATAAGATAAACAACTTAATCCCTGCTAGTGCTCATAAAAGTAGTCAAAGTGTAATAAATGAACTAAAAAAAGCTTTCTTTGGCTTTATTAAAGCTCAATTTACCTTAATTTCTATAACGGCAGTAATTGTATTAATTGGCTTATTAATATTGCGTGTAGAGTATGCTATCACGATTGCGATTATTATTGGTATTGTCGACTTATTACCATACTTAGGTACAGGAGCGGTATTCGTACCTTGGATTATTTACACATTTATAACAGGAGATTATCCAACTACAATTGGACTTGCTATTTTATACATTATCGTTGTCGTGCAACGCCAAGTAATGGAACCGAAAATTTTATCTTCTAATATCGGACTCGACCCTCTAGCAACACTCGTTGCTTTGTTCGTTGGATTTAAACTATTTGGTTTCCTTGGATTAATTATCGGTCCTGTTCTATTAGTTATAATTAACGCACTTCAAAGCGCAGGTGTTTTTGAAAATTTATGGAACTTTATAATAGGGAAAACAAAAACAAGATAG
- a CDS encoding FxsA family protein yields the protein MMRWLVLLFIFVPALEIFLLIWSGQTIGAFNTFLLIIFTGFVGAWLAKREGAEVLRLTQMQLQRGEIPSHSLLDGICIFAGGLVLLTPGFITDALGFLLLFPYSRGVIKLWLSKWFKKRIQNGNGNFIYWKM from the coding sequence ATGATGAGATGGCTAGTACTTCTATTTATATTCGTTCCTGCTTTAGAAATTTTTCTACTAATTTGGTCTGGACAAACGATAGGTGCATTTAATACTTTTCTTTTAATTATTTTTACAGGGTTTGTTGGAGCTTGGTTAGCTAAAAGAGAAGGTGCAGAAGTTTTGCGTCTAACACAAATGCAATTGCAACGTGGTGAAATTCCAAGTCACTCACTATTAGACGGTATTTGTATTTTTGCAGGTGGACTAGTCCTTTTAACACCTGGTTTTATTACTGATGCGCTAGGATTTTTATTGTTATTTCCATACAGTCGTGGCGTAATAAAGCTGTGGCTATCAAAGTGGTTTAAAAAACGTATTCAAAATGGTAATGGTAATTTCATATATTGGAAAATGTAA
- the pyk gene encoding pyruvate kinase, with the protein MRKTKIVCTIGPASESVETLEKLMKAGMNVARLNFSHGDHQEHGQRIINIRQAAENVGKTVAILLDTKGPEIRTQQVENGEVELVAGEELIVSMEEVMGTKEKISVTYPGLIEDVTIGSNILLDDGLIGLEVIEKREKELVTKVLNSGTLKNKKGVNVPNVSVKLPGITEKDAEDIMFGIEQGVDFIAASFVRRASDVLEIRGLLEKNDSASIQIIPKIENQEGVDNIDEILEVSDGLMVARGDLGVEIPAEDVPLVQKQLIRQCNMLGKPVITATQMLDSMQRNPRPTRAEASDVANAIFDGTDAIMLSGETAAGKYPVEAVNTMNAIAKKTESALQYRELLSLRSKEIGISITDAISQSVTHTALNLNVAAIITATQSGHTARMIAKYRPKAPIVAVTNSESVCRKLALVWGVVAQLGVTAHSTDEMLTVSVEEALKTDVVNHGDLVVITAGVPVGEVGTTNLMKVHLVADVLLKGQGLGKKSVYGEVVIANNSEDAISKMKDGAILVTLGTDKEMMPAVHKASAIITEEGGLTSHAAVVGLSLGIPVIVGVQGATSKLKDGQDITVDSVGGEIYFGRTTII; encoded by the coding sequence ATGCGTAAGACCAAAATTGTATGTACAATAGGACCAGCAAGTGAAAGTGTTGAAACACTTGAAAAACTAATGAAAGCTGGAATGAATGTTGCAAGACTAAATTTCTCACACGGTGATCACCAAGAGCATGGCCAACGAATTATTAATATTCGTCAAGCTGCAGAAAATGTTGGGAAAACGGTAGCAATTCTTCTTGATACTAAAGGACCAGAAATTAGAACACAACAAGTTGAAAACGGTGAAGTGGAGCTAGTTGCAGGCGAAGAACTTATCGTATCGATGGAAGAAGTAATGGGAACAAAAGAGAAAATTTCCGTTACATATCCTGGTTTAATTGAAGATGTAACGATTGGCTCAAACATTTTATTAGATGACGGTCTAATTGGACTAGAAGTTATTGAGAAACGTGAAAAGGAATTAGTGACGAAAGTATTAAATTCTGGAACATTAAAAAATAAAAAAGGCGTTAATGTTCCAAATGTTAGCGTAAAACTACCTGGAATAACGGAAAAAGATGCTGAAGATATTATGTTCGGTATTGAACAAGGAGTAGATTTTATTGCCGCTTCGTTCGTGCGTAGAGCATCTGACGTTTTAGAAATTCGCGGACTTCTAGAGAAAAATGATAGTGCTTCTATTCAAATCATTCCTAAAATAGAGAATCAAGAGGGTGTCGATAATATTGATGAAATTCTTGAAGTATCTGATGGGTTAATGGTTGCGCGTGGAGATCTAGGTGTAGAAATTCCTGCGGAAGATGTACCATTGGTGCAAAAACAATTAATTAGACAGTGTAATATGCTTGGCAAGCCAGTTATAACAGCAACTCAAATGCTAGATTCTATGCAGCGCAATCCACGCCCAACACGTGCGGAAGCAAGTGATGTAGCGAATGCGATCTTTGATGGAACAGATGCAATCATGCTCTCAGGTGAAACGGCTGCTGGGAAATATCCTGTTGAGGCAGTTAACACGATGAATGCCATTGCTAAAAAAACGGAAAGTGCATTGCAATACCGTGAATTACTATCACTTCGCAGTAAAGAAATTGGAATATCTATTACCGATGCAATTAGCCAATCGGTTACACATACTGCACTTAACTTAAATGTCGCAGCTATTATTACTGCAACGCAAAGTGGTCATACTGCGCGTATGATTGCAAAGTACCGTCCTAAAGCACCGATTGTTGCTGTAACAAATTCGGAGTCTGTTTGTCGTAAGCTTGCTCTCGTATGGGGAGTAGTAGCACAATTAGGCGTTACTGCACATTCAACGGATGAAATGTTAACAGTATCTGTTGAAGAAGCGCTAAAAACTGATGTTGTTAATCATGGTGATTTAGTCGTTATTACTGCAGGTGTACCTGTTGGTGAAGTTGGCACGACAAACTTAATGAAGGTGCATTTAGTTGCGGATGTTTTACTAAAAGGGCAAGGACTTGGAAAAAAATCGGTTTATGGTGAAGTTGTAATTGCAAACAACTCTGAAGATGCGATTAGTAAAATGAAAGATGGCGCTATTCTTGTCACGTTAGGGACAGATAAAGAAATGATGCCAGCTGTTCATAAAGCTTCAGCAATCATTACAGAAGAAGGTGGCTTAACTAGTCATGCTGCAGTTGTTGGATTAAGCTTAGGCATTCCAGTAATTGTTGGTGTACAAGGAGCAACTTCGAAATTAAAAGATGGGCAAGACATCACAGTGGATAGTGTCGGGGGAGAAATTTACTTCGGTCGTACTACTATCATTTAA